The nucleotide window GAAATACGGTAGTGTCGCCAAGAATATTGGAGATGAAGGCGGGTATTGTGGATTCGGTTTGGAAGAGACAACGGATGCCTTTGAGAATCTGATGTTGGCCGTGGAAGAAGCAGGCTATTCGCCTGGCAAAGAAGTTGTATTTGGTATTGATGCTGCAGCAAGCGAGTTCTATGAGGACGGCGTCTATCATATCGATGGAAACGAACTGACTTCAGATGAGCTGCTTGAATTTTATTTGGAATTGGAAGAAACATATCCTATTCAAAGTGTAGAGGATCCGTTCAATGAGGACGCTTTCGATGATTTTGCAGCCTATACGAAGAAGACCGATGTCCAAGTAGTTACGGATGATATCACAGTATCGAACCCTGACATTGTATCAAAAGCGATTGATATGGATGCAGGGAACTCACTTCTCTTGAAAGTGAATCAGATTGGAACCGTTACCGAGGCTGTAGAAGCAGCCCAATTGGCAAACGACGCCGGCTGGTCTGTGGTAGTGAGTCACCGGAGTGGCGAAACAGGGGATACCTTCATAGCTGATTTGGCTGTTGCCTTATCTACTGGCCAAATCAAGACCGGTGCACCAGCCCGCAGCGATAGAGTTGAGAAATATAATCGTCTTCTCGAAATCTATGATATTCTAGACGGTGATTGTGGGTATCCCGGCTCTGATTTCAGAACGGCGTGGAGGGACTACCAGTAGATGACCGAGAAACGAACGGCCATGCTGGTTGTACTTGATGGGTTAACTGACAGGCCGCTAGATGAGCTTGATGGCGGCACACCTCTTCAAGCGGCTGACACACCTTGTTTTGACCGTCTTGTTGCTGAGGGTCAAACCGGCCTAATGCATGTAATTGGACCCGGCATAACTCCTGGCAGTGATGCTGCCCATCTAGCTCTTTTTGGATATGACCCCATGGAAAACTATCCCGGCCGTGGTCCTTTAGAAGCTCTGGGGGCAGGAATTGAATCTAAACCCGGTGACGTTGCATTTCGTTCCAACTTCGCTACAATCGATTCGGATTTCAAAGTGGTTGATAGACGAGCAGGTCGTCAATTCACAAAGGAAGAGCATAAAATCCTGA belongs to Candidatus Thorarchaeota archaeon and includes:
- the eno gene encoding phosphopyruvate hydratase, producing MDDIERVHAIEVLDSRGNPTIMTKVSFADGSTGVAKVPSGASTGAREALELRDGGDRYLGKGVTRAVDNVNTVLADAVKSADPLSFEGIDAAMLRADGTEDKSNLGANAILSVSMAAAVALAKDEGMELFEFLKKRVLGGKDNYLQPVPMSNVINGGEHAGNNLAIQEFMILPIGAEDIQEAVRCISEIYHVLGKQMVSKYGSVAKNIGDEGGYCGFGLEETTDAFENLMLAVEEAGYSPGKEVVFGIDAAASEFYEDGVYHIDGNELTSDELLEFYLELEETYPIQSVEDPFNEDAFDDFAAYTKKTDVQVVTDDITVSNPDIVSKAIDMDAGNSLLLKVNQIGTVTEAVEAAQLANDAGWSVVVSHRSGETGDTFIADLAVALSTGQIKTGAPARSDRVEKYNRLLEIYDILDGDCGYPGSDFRTAWRDYQ